Proteins from a single region of Aureibacter tunicatorum:
- a CDS encoding 7-carboxy-7-deazaguanine synthase QueE — MESFYTLQGEGFYQGHAAYFIRLGGCDVECFWCDVKESWDALAHPVYQIGQIVEDAMSHNGRLAIVTGGEPLMYDCGPLTKALKDNGFQTNIETSGAHPVTGEWDWVCFSPKKFKKPHESIYAAANELKVVIYNRNDFKWAEQYAELVNDDCMLYMQPEWSKSDEMSPLIISYIQENPKWRLSLQTHKFLNIP; from the coding sequence ATGGAGTCGTTTTACACCTTGCAAGGGGAAGGCTTTTACCAAGGGCATGCCGCTTATTTCATTAGACTTGGAGGTTGTGATGTGGAATGTTTTTGGTGTGATGTCAAAGAGTCTTGGGATGCTTTGGCTCATCCAGTATATCAAATAGGCCAAATCGTAGAAGATGCCATGAGCCATAATGGAAGACTTGCGATCGTAACGGGAGGGGAGCCGTTGATGTATGATTGCGGACCTTTGACAAAAGCTCTTAAGGATAATGGTTTTCAGACTAATATTGAGACTTCAGGAGCTCATCCGGTTACAGGAGAGTGGGATTGGGTTTGCTTTTCTCCTAAAAAATTCAAAAAGCCTCACGAGAGCATTTATGCAGCGGCAAATGAGCTTAAAGTGGTGATATATAATCGAAATGATTTTAAATGGGCCGAACAATATGCTGAGTTGGTGAATGATGATTGCATGTTGTATATGCAACCTGAATGGTCAAAATCCGATGAAATGTCTCCGCTGATCATAAGCTATATTCAGGAAAACCCCAAATGGAGATTGAGTTTGCAGACGCATAAGTTTCTGAACATACCTTAG